One stretch of Sinorhizobium fredii DNA includes these proteins:
- a CDS encoding TraH family protein produces MLDAALIKDCAHPSLKPAIVEQFVTAAGSADPLSVTVRSGGRLILVPPAKSADEALEIVRQYAGNAVVRVGLTQFPVGVGVKDPADLNRDLLDACQNVRKGTAMFAKIIRIVSKWYGNPTHDKAFLQIFEDAVYAWKTGEFEGVRVFQAPDPGGSVTMENVSPVRAENKNSDIHPEEAATEPPDASKIGSAEMRIDLSSIGGK; encoded by the coding sequence ATGCTCGACGCTGCCCTGATCAAAGACTGTGCCCACCCTTCCCTGAAGCCGGCGATCGTTGAACAGTTCGTGACGGCGGCCGGATCGGCCGATCCCCTCTCCGTGACCGTCAGATCGGGTGGTCGATTGATCCTTGTCCCGCCGGCCAAATCAGCCGACGAAGCGTTGGAAATCGTGCGGCAATATGCGGGAAACGCGGTGGTCCGTGTCGGTCTGACGCAGTTTCCAGTTGGCGTGGGAGTCAAGGACCCGGCGGACCTCAATCGGGATTTGCTCGACGCTTGCCAAAACGTCCGCAAGGGCACGGCTATGTTCGCCAAGATCATCAGGATCGTTTCAAAGTGGTACGGCAATCCCACGCACGATAAAGCCTTCCTGCAGATCTTCGAAGACGCCGTCTACGCATGGAAAACGGGAGAGTTCGAGGGGGTGAGGGTGTTTCAAGCTCCCGATCCGGGAGGGAGCGTCACGATGGAAAATGTATCGCCGGTGCGTGCGGAAAACAAAAACAGCGACATCCACCCGGAAGAAGCTGCCACCGAACCGCCCGACGCCAGCAAGATTGGTTCAGCCGAGATGCGGATCGACCTATCGAGCATAGGCGGTAAATGA
- a CDS encoding sensor domain-containing protein: MENTQLSVWEDFFQFDHALKVISDAVPQPIIVKDKHSRFRFLNNAACALLGRARSDLIGRTDHDILSAAEADRIRAMDQQVLETGEEFSFEEDITAADGTVRNLVTQKRRVELASGGSKEMLLVVTMLDMTACRRAEAELRASEEHYRSLIELHPQVPWTARPSGELLEVGPRWKEITGFEVADALGTERAKAVHADDVEDVERLWSRSLSTGDPLDVEFRLASAEGGHRWFRSRAAARKAGDGTIIRWYGILEDVDDRRRALEAVKESEARFRAIADDAPVMIWVTDENGAATYHSRLWLETTGQTTEQSRGLGWADAVHPEKRQEVEAGFEAAMRDRKPVRVEYRLRRADGTWAWVIDLGQPRFAFDGRFLGYVGIALDITDRRKAEVERLLAQKQMHHMARHDALTGLPNWQFLREEFECISDNIVPDTKIAILCLDLEGFKAVNEAYGRASGDLLLRRVADRLRNCVKQSDILCRLGSDDFVVLRTGIKSNDEARNLAQQLIDVVEVPYELAGSHVDLGVIVGLAAAPKGDQSIDELIQAADIALDQAKAGGRGTYVEYEPGMDTHLQAKQQIKVLLRQALANNALEVHYQPLVNLHTGRLTTCEALVRWPQSGRGQISPAEFIPVAEEAGLIGPLGECVLRQACTEAAKWPLDISVAVNLSPVQFDRRLAATVCDILKETGLNASRLELEITESVLLDECDRNFQILKELRQLGVKVAIDDFGTGYSSLSYLRSFRFDKIKIDRSFVSDLPAGKESLAILRAVAGIGRTLGITTTVEGVEAPDQLEIIKAEGFDEAQGYLFSRPLPAAQLLELMQSWGDKCSP; this comes from the coding sequence ATGGAAAACACGCAACTCAGCGTATGGGAAGATTTTTTCCAGTTCGATCACGCACTCAAGGTGATTTCCGATGCCGTCCCTCAGCCGATCATTGTGAAGGACAAACATTCGCGCTTCCGCTTCCTTAACAATGCCGCCTGTGCTCTTCTCGGCAGAGCACGCAGCGATCTGATCGGACGCACGGATCACGACATCCTATCGGCGGCAGAGGCCGATCGCATACGTGCGATGGACCAACAGGTTCTTGAGACCGGGGAAGAATTCTCTTTTGAGGAAGACATCACTGCAGCCGACGGAACCGTCAGAAACCTGGTGACACAGAAACGCCGCGTCGAACTCGCCAGTGGCGGCTCGAAGGAGATGTTGCTGGTGGTGACGATGCTGGACATGACCGCATGTCGTAGGGCAGAGGCAGAGCTCCGCGCCAGTGAAGAGCATTATCGGTCCTTGATCGAGCTCCATCCTCAGGTCCCGTGGACGGCGCGCCCATCCGGAGAGCTTCTTGAAGTCGGCCCGCGATGGAAAGAGATTACCGGCTTCGAGGTTGCCGATGCGCTCGGGACAGAGCGGGCGAAGGCGGTGCATGCTGATGATGTTGAGGACGTGGAGCGGCTGTGGTCCAGATCGCTTTCAACCGGGGACCCGCTGGATGTCGAATTCCGGCTGGCGAGCGCCGAGGGAGGCCACCGTTGGTTTCGCAGTCGCGCGGCTGCACGAAAGGCGGGGGACGGTACGATCATCCGGTGGTACGGGATCCTGGAAGATGTCGACGATCGCCGAAGAGCCTTAGAGGCCGTTAAGGAGAGCGAGGCCCGGTTCAGGGCAATCGCGGACGACGCGCCAGTGATGATTTGGGTGACTGATGAAAACGGCGCTGCCACTTACCACAGTCGTCTCTGGCTCGAAACAACCGGCCAAACCACCGAGCAGTCCCGAGGTCTTGGATGGGCCGATGCAGTTCATCCGGAGAAACGACAAGAGGTTGAGGCTGGGTTCGAGGCGGCAATGCGCGACCGAAAACCGGTTCGCGTGGAATACCGTCTCCGTCGCGCCGACGGGACTTGGGCCTGGGTCATCGATCTCGGGCAGCCACGCTTTGCCTTCGACGGGCGGTTCCTCGGCTATGTTGGTATTGCCCTCGACATCACCGACCGCCGCAAAGCGGAAGTAGAGCGATTGCTGGCGCAGAAGCAAATGCACCACATGGCACGACACGACGCGTTGACAGGACTGCCGAATTGGCAGTTTCTCCGCGAGGAGTTCGAGTGCATATCGGACAATATCGTGCCCGACACGAAAATCGCAATTCTCTGCCTTGATCTCGAAGGCTTCAAAGCGGTCAACGAGGCATACGGTCGAGCCAGCGGCGACCTGCTGCTGCGCCGTGTCGCCGACCGGCTGCGAAATTGTGTCAAGCAGTCCGACATTCTCTGTCGTTTGGGCAGCGACGATTTCGTCGTCTTGCGCACCGGGATAAAGAGCAATGATGAAGCGCGCAACCTTGCTCAGCAGCTTATCGATGTCGTTGAAGTGCCGTATGAGCTCGCAGGATCGCATGTCGATCTTGGGGTTATTGTCGGACTTGCGGCTGCTCCGAAGGGTGACCAGTCGATAGACGAGCTTATCCAGGCTGCCGATATAGCGCTTGATCAGGCCAAAGCCGGTGGCCGCGGCACATATGTAGAGTACGAGCCGGGAATGGACACGCATCTCCAGGCAAAACAGCAGATAAAGGTTTTGCTTCGGCAGGCGCTCGCAAACAATGCGCTTGAAGTCCACTACCAGCCGCTGGTCAACCTCCATACGGGCAGGCTCACGACATGTGAGGCGCTGGTCCGATGGCCGCAATCAGGACGAGGCCAGATCTCTCCGGCCGAGTTCATACCGGTTGCCGAGGAAGCTGGCCTGATCGGGCCACTTGGCGAATGCGTCCTTCGTCAGGCCTGCACCGAGGCAGCGAAATGGCCGCTCGATATCAGTGTGGCGGTCAACCTATCGCCTGTGCAGTTCGACCGCCGTCTTGCTGCGACTGTCTGCGACATATTGAAAGAGACGGGACTGAATGCCTCGCGCCTAGAGCTCGAAATCACCGAGTCGGTATTGCTCGATGAATGCGACCGCAATTTTCAAATACTGAAGGAGCTCCGGCAACTCGGAGTCAAAGTCGCGATCGACGATTTCGGAACCGGCTATTCGTCGCTGAGCTATCTGAGGAGCTTTCGGTTCGACAAAATCAAGATCGACCGCAGCTTCGTTTCCGATCTGCCGGCCGGGAAGGAATCGCTGGCGATCCTCAGGGCGGTTGCCGGAATTGGACGCACGCTGGGAATCACCACAACCGTGGAAGGCGTCGAGGCTCCAGACCAACTCGAGATTATCAAGGCTGAAGGCTTCGATGAGGCGCAAGGTTACCTTTTCTCACGTCCCCTGCCCGCTGCACAGTTACTCGAGCTTATGCAGTCATGGGGTGACAAGTGTTCGCCATAG
- a CDS encoding ABC-three component system protein, whose product MAEPISSPTPWPNANARLLGLGVGLPVKPLDRLAQFSPLEFERFTLEWATDYLSRVEHVVEVQQRGGAGDKGRDVIVWIDPTDVNPRRWRLYQCKHYSSRLGTATASSEIGKVLYYTFIGDYSPPEEYWFVTHLGVVGPLQDLLDEPSKLKAHILANWSDQCADKIMKESVLLSAELIKHIQAFDFSIFKAKQPLDLINEHSKTRYHLPVFGLPLIDRPKPPAPPSTVGPGEMGYVSQLFDVIGENLGVSVGQVTDFAHSDPHRRLFERSRITFFCAENLKELARDQMADAGFFETLVDEFHDGLYHVHTDDAGTGLKNLKATIQAAQSLQLGGHALSQHVVANDREGICHHMANDDRIRWCKT is encoded by the coding sequence GTGGCTGAGCCGATTTCGAGCCCGACGCCTTGGCCAAACGCCAATGCGCGGCTTCTTGGGCTGGGCGTCGGCCTACCAGTTAAACCGCTCGATCGGCTCGCCCAGTTCAGTCCCCTCGAATTCGAACGCTTCACTCTCGAATGGGCGACAGACTATCTTTCGCGTGTTGAGCATGTCGTGGAAGTTCAGCAGCGTGGTGGTGCCGGTGACAAGGGCCGCGACGTAATCGTCTGGATCGATCCCACTGATGTTAATCCCCGGCGCTGGCGCCTGTATCAGTGCAAGCACTACTCCTCCCGTCTCGGTACGGCGACTGCATCGAGCGAAATTGGCAAGGTTCTGTATTACACCTTCATCGGTGACTACAGTCCACCGGAAGAGTATTGGTTCGTCACACACCTAGGGGTCGTGGGACCGCTGCAAGACCTTCTTGATGAACCTTCCAAGCTGAAGGCGCACATCTTGGCGAACTGGTCAGACCAGTGTGCCGACAAGATAATGAAGGAAAGCGTTTTGCTGTCAGCAGAACTAATCAAGCATATCCAGGCCTTTGATTTCAGCATCTTCAAGGCAAAGCAGCCGCTTGACCTCATCAACGAGCACTCAAAAACCCGCTATCACCTGCCAGTCTTTGGTTTGCCGCTGATCGATCGGCCGAAACCTCCAGCCCCTCCGTCAACGGTTGGCCCCGGTGAAATGGGATACGTCTCCCAGCTGTTTGACGTGATCGGTGAGAACTTGGGCGTTTCGGTAGGGCAAGTGACGGACTTTGCCCACAGCGATCCCCATCGGCGGCTTTTCGAGAGATCACGTATCACCTTCTTCTGCGCAGAGAACCTCAAGGAGCTGGCGCGTGACCAAATGGCTGACGCTGGGTTCTTCGAAACTCTCGTCGATGAATTTCATGACGGACTTTACCATGTGCACACGGACGATGCCGGAACCGGCCTCAAGAACCTGAAGGCGACAATTCAAGCAGCTCAAAGCCTTCAACTGGGGGGTCATGCGCTTTCCCAGCATGTCGTTGCCAACGATCGGGAGGGGATCTGCCATCACATGGCGAATGACGATCGCATCCGGTGGTGCAAAACATGA
- a CDS encoding ABC-three component system middle component 2, with amino-acid sequence MSSDLRRKSRPFNSPLECGLRMLFILTAQAERFADLQRLVNYDYLLVHSGDIPDGPKSLHPDVPFRGNELLVKRDLVHAGLTAMFSRELIEKSFTIMGIMYRANELTLAFTKLLCSAYADDLRARSQWLVERFGDMPDHELEIFMGANVGKWGAEFDRFTAARDLEL; translated from the coding sequence ATGAGTTCTGACCTGCGCCGCAAATCTCGACCGTTTAACTCGCCACTCGAATGCGGGTTGCGAATGCTCTTCATTCTCACTGCTCAAGCCGAACGGTTCGCCGACTTGCAAAGGCTTGTGAACTACGATTACTTACTAGTGCACTCTGGAGACATCCCCGACGGGCCCAAAAGCCTCCACCCGGATGTCCCGTTTCGCGGGAATGAGTTGCTGGTCAAGCGTGATCTTGTACACGCCGGGTTGACTGCAATGTTCTCGAGAGAGCTGATCGAAAAATCCTTTACGATCATGGGCATCATGTATCGTGCCAATGAACTGACTTTAGCGTTCACAAAGCTCCTTTGCTCAGCCTACGCGGACGACTTGCGTGCACGCTCGCAGTGGCTCGTCGAGCGATTTGGTGACATGCCGGATCACGAACTCGAGATATTCATGGGCGCTAATGTTGGCAAGTGGGGAGCTGAGTTCGACCGCTTCACCGCGGCGCGAGATCTGGAACTGTAA
- a CDS encoding ImmA/IrrE family metallo-endopeptidase has protein sequence MTTEAQKLRQQLRRSGLSEKAIDAAWPAWWSDELEASPSSRAELRFTLARKLGLSPKPLLGERVEFIWRDRARFKHLAAGDDVRQDAITSFGVSVGKLLIKATPAVEFPPVRADELRDAVLSQAPFVDLRSLVTVCWGLGIPVIHLRVFPLDRKSMHAMVVEDQGRYAVLLGRDSQYPAPIAFTLAHELGHVMLGHLRGTSAIVDLEESEYDVPGDPQEDEADTFAISLLTGSANPEITTNVDNFGPKALAQAVLDAGPRHGIEPGTLALCLAHRTQKWPAAMAALQHIYTTGKPVWQEVNGIANSQLKWTELSDDSASFLENVMLGPNA, from the coding sequence GTGACAACTGAAGCTCAAAAGCTCCGCCAACAGTTGAGACGTTCCGGCTTAAGTGAAAAAGCCATCGACGCAGCTTGGCCGGCGTGGTGGTCAGATGAATTGGAAGCAAGCCCGTCGAGCCGTGCCGAACTCCGGTTTACGCTGGCACGAAAACTCGGGCTCAGCCCGAAGCCTCTCTTAGGTGAGCGGGTCGAGTTTATTTGGCGCGACCGGGCTCGCTTCAAGCATCTCGCGGCTGGAGACGATGTTCGACAGGACGCTATTACGTCCTTTGGGGTTTCTGTCGGCAAGCTGCTAATCAAAGCAACACCTGCTGTTGAGTTTCCCCCCGTGCGCGCCGATGAGCTTCGCGATGCTGTGCTCTCACAGGCGCCATTTGTCGACCTTCGTTCACTTGTTACCGTCTGTTGGGGGCTAGGTATTCCGGTTATCCATTTGCGGGTCTTCCCCCTCGACCGGAAATCCATGCATGCCATGGTCGTTGAAGATCAAGGAAGATACGCTGTCTTACTCGGTCGAGATTCTCAGTATCCGGCTCCGATCGCCTTTACCCTTGCACACGAGTTGGGGCACGTCATGCTTGGGCATCTTCGTGGAACCTCTGCCATAGTCGACCTTGAGGAAAGTGAGTACGACGTTCCAGGAGACCCTCAGGAAGATGAAGCAGATACGTTCGCGATTTCCCTTCTAACCGGGTCAGCGAACCCGGAGATCACTACCAATGTGGACAACTTCGGCCCGAAGGCTCTAGCTCAGGCGGTGCTCGACGCCGGCCCAAGGCACGGGATCGAACCAGGAACCCTAGCCCTCTGCCTTGCCCACCGAACGCAGAAGTGGCCCGCCGCGATGGCAGCGCTCCAGCATATCTACACCACGGGGAAACCAGTCTGGCAGGAGGTGAATGGTATAGCGAATTCGCAGCTAAAATGGACCGAGTTGAGCGACGATTCCGCCAGTTTCCTCGAAAATGTAATGCTTGGGCCCAATGCATGA